GTCTAACGAAGAGTCGTCTTGCAACGCACGATTCATGAGTTTCACGACTAAATCGAACTGTTGATTGTCTAAAACAGCTTTGTTGCCTTGcacatttttatctaattcaCGACATAACGTCAGCCGGGCATCACGTTGCTTCAAAATTCGCATCACGGCGGGAAAACTTTTTCGTGCATCCGCAATTTTGTTCTCGAAAATGCAATTAACGCACGTTTTAAGCACTTCTAAGCGTCGTGCCGTGTTGTTAACGACAGGTCTTCCATCGGAAATCGATTGCAAGTGACATCCCATTGGCACGATTCGGGGCGGCGTCTTGCTAAAAGATTGCATTCGCGTTTGTAAATCATTTCGCGCGAGTCCTTCATCGATAATTCGCTGAACTTGCGTCGCATCAATTTGCGGCATGGCAGGTTGATGCAATCTCGCGTTCGCTCCATCAGGCGGTCTCAGGATTTTTTGCGGATAAATTGTCGGATTGGGATTTTCGTTCGCGTAAAGTTGCAAACCCAACTCCTGAATATGAGGTAATATCAATTTCGGGTCCTGAGAttcggattttagcaattcgTTCATCGAGCTGTAAAGTTCGTCCCATGCATCGCAGGAACGCCACGGAGGTCCTCGTTCTGACACGAACTCCGAAAAGAACATACTGTCTAATAATCTCGATAAAAAATCACAGTCTATCATTTCGCGTGCCCCCAAAAATCCcgctttgtgaaattttatcacgGGTTTTGGGTAAATTCGGATGAGGGTGAGACAACTGCGGTATCCTTGCAGGAGTTGAGCAAAGAGACGCATAAATACGGCACGAATTTCCTTGTCGAGGATGGCGGCGGTTTTTGATGAGGAGGCGGGACTTTGTACGGCAAATGCCATGTCAGCTTGGGCTAATTCGGGTTGCAGAACGTGTTGCAGGGCTTCTTGCGTGGATTTCCATAGCGCAGGCGGAAGAATTGCCAACGGAGGTACAAGAGATTCGGGAATGCCAATTGAACCGCCATCCAAATCGGCGATAATGACGTCGAGCACGTCGTTTATTTCGGGCTGCAAACTGCTGTGAACGCCCATGATGAAGGGCGTGGGGGTTGAAAGGACTTCGATGAGGGATGCCGGCAAGATGGGAATGTAAACGTGACTGAAACTGAAaagaaatgggagaaaattaattttaattttaattttaatttagttgattttttttagtttcaaaaatatctatgaaaaaatttttaaaataattttttttctaatttttatttttttttcaaaagtctttcttaaagttgaaaattgaaaaataaaaatacgtaaaaaatacgtaaaaaaaatacgtaaaaaaaatacgtaaaaaatacgtaattttcattttgacagcatatttaataatttttaagcttcaaaaaaattttaataatttttttccaactttttctaCTCATCAATTATtaacaagataaaaaaaatcatttcttacCGGAAAGGATACATAAGGGAAGTAAGTGCATGACAACCATCCGTTAGTCGGCTGTAACTACTGCTATGCAACAAGACTTTTGATTCCGTCATCACGGCACAAAAGagcaacaaaacattttttatgccCAATTGTTGGAATAATCCATGCACGCATGATCCCGTCACGGGAAGTGTTGCTGATAACGGCGGTTGAAGTGCCTGTTTATCTCCCGCTCCAATCGAAAAACGCACTTGCGGGCCTCCGGGCGGCGGAATTTGAATGCATCCCAAAATATTTCCAATCAAACTCTCCAATGCATATGGCAACGATTCCGTGTACACTGTAAATATCGTTCCGAGACAAttctaaaaagagaaaaaaatgcaaaaataaaaaaaaattaaaaaaaaaatgtttaggcaaaaaaatattaaaaatagatgaaaaaaattttttttctacatttttagaCTAACAAAAGGcccttattttatcatttttagtgCGTTTTTATAACCcttcttttttacttttaagttcgttttttaaaaagttttatttacagtgtttcactttttttcatatatttttattttttttttttaatttttaaacatttttttttgatttttttttttattgtattatggtcaattttgtgatttttagtaTATGGGCTTATATGGGGGGTCTCATATGATGCATGAaacttgaaaatctaatgatgagagtaccttgggcgaaaaatttcattatgttttgaccctactttgagtCTTTTatcacttaaaattaaaaagttagacTGAGactgacaaaaattatgatagtGAGTTGcagaaaaatgtatataaaatcATCTTCGACCTTTTTTCAACCTTGAAACGAGGGATACTCACTCTAAAAGTCTCGATGTAGTTCAAGCGTGACACGAGAACAAGACATTTTGGCGCATACATGACACTATGATGCAAAATTGCGGGCGGGCCTGATAATATCAGAGCATTTCCCGTACTTCCGATGCCCAAACTCTCTTCTTCGTCATCGACAGGCTTGCTTGGCGTGATGGCAACTGTTTCGTTAAAGCATAAACAGGCACAATAGTGATGCTGGGCATCGATATCTGTCAGCACAGAGACGAAAAATTGCGGTTCTTGCTTTTCTGTCGACAAAGCCCATCCCTGAGGTTGACAAAACCATTCAATGCCTTCGATGAAGGGAGTATCAGGCCAATCTTTCTCGGGAAATCTTTGGAGAATTTTGCCGCAACGAGTTCCgcttcctaaaaaaaaaaaattttttttgaaagtgttagaatttcgataaaatttttaacaacacCCCATTGAATTCACTTACTCTCCTTTTCATGATCGTATCCAACCACAACGAAATAATCGGCTAAGCGTGACATTCTCCAGCGCAAAGTAACAaacaatacaaatttaattatttgtgagTGTGTGTACGAAAAACTATCCAAATTCCTTCTCAGTTTCGTCGTATCAttaacatattattatttttatgtgtcgTGTACGACGTcatatgtaactttttttttttttttgatatcggAGGGAGAATCAGAATAGTCGAGATCGAGACCCGCAGTTAATTGCAATTAATTGGAACTGATTATACGACGACGATCGGCTTGCTTCTCAATAACTCAGAACTCTGTactgaaatttgataaaaaaaaatgatgatgtttTTGTTGGGATGGGCTGTCGGCTCAAATTTTGCTCGATTTTTCCTCTTGTAGCACGAATTTTGCAGGGTTTTTAACTTCCTTCGATTGCAGGTCCAAAATTAAATGCTGTAACTTCCGAAAAATGCAACGAAAGGAGCTGTTTCTACCGAAAAGAGTGATAAAATCAGCGATCGACAGCCGATAAATGAAATCTATGAAACGAATGAAGGAGGCTGTtacaatttcgaatttttcttccattttttattaaaaatcttttgaataattttttaaaaaatattaaaatttgcataaaaattattttaaaaatcaaaattaaaaaaaataatttttctataattaaatttttcaaaaattaatgtacaaaaaaaatttaaaaaattaaaataatttttttttataaattttttttaaatttttttaaatttaaaattgattaaaatgtatcaaattaatttttatttttttttatttattatttttttaattttttaaaaatataaaaatttgaatgaaatcgaaaacatttttgataattttatcgaCCTAACAACATTTGACGTTTATCGAAAtgtcaaaattcattcaactGTCAAACTCGGAGctcgaaaaacaacaacaaaccgcAAGAATTTCCATATTTTCCCGTTTTTCGCTGTAAATAAGGCAAGAAAAATGCGTCTTTCGATGTCACTTTTCACCAAATTTGGCTCCAACTTGAAGGAGATGCGAATTATTGTGTGTCAAACGGGAAAAGAATCGGCTGGCGTGAGGTAACAAGTTCAAGTTCAGAGTTGATTGTGTAATCCAATTCTAATTATGGGTCATTTTATCACACAGAGAGTTTAtcaataaacattttgtgCAAATTAAGCAAGCAAATCCATCGGTACCGATTTTAATAAGGGAATGCGAAGGAGCTCAACCGAGATTGTATGCGAGATATGGtgagtttttattgaatttttattttaaatatagaattttttaattatcagtccgattttgataataaaatttacggcaaaaaatttattaaaaatttaaaataattcaaaattattttaatttaattaaaatttaatattttatgagaaaaaaataataattattttaaaattttaaaaaatatttttttataaaataatagttcaaaaataatcaaaaaaaaaaaagttaaataaattttaaaaaaattttcaatatttaaaaattaaaattaaataaaaaatagaatttaaaatgaaaaaaaattattaaaaaaaaagtaatttaattttttttatttttataaattttaattcattcaaatttatttaattttaaatttaaaaaattatttttttttaaattcaaaataaaataatttaatttttgaatatttaaaaaattaaaataaataaaaatattaaatttaataaaatatttaaatttttttttcattatttcaggATTTGGAAAGGAAAAGTCAGTTAGCTTAACGAATGCAACTGCTGATGATGTCTTAAAACACGTCACAGGACATGGAACAgcaaatttttagatgaaaaagtacaaaaatagtaaataaataaatctcgaagctcattttgacaaaatagtttatttttttctataattcaTAACAATGATaggtctttatttttttttttgtttgatatattttcttagttttcatttattttttgttatctacACGTCTTGACTATCTACAAGACAAgaagcttcaaaaaatatgtcagcttagaaaaatatatttttttttgtaaattcgcGGTAGAGAATTCGAATTCGCTACTctcccaaaaattaaaaaattagtgaagTCCTAATTAATgtgtaacttaaaaaaattagtgctaagtgttaattttgttaaaaatttcaaatttcttctatGACTTGAACGGCGGGAGTCCAAAATCTTCGGGCTTAAAGTCTTCAAGGGATTTCAGAACGACAGTCGCATGTTTGCACAAGTCTTTGGAAATTTGTTCATCAGGAACCATAACGCATTGCATGCCAGCGGAAACAGCTGCTGTCACTCCATTTGGGGCATCTTCAAATACGagacactaaaaaaaatttaaaataatttttttttatgaattttaaagaaaaattttggaaaaacttACTTCTTCTGGATTAACTTGTTCCTTGAAACGTTGTGCGGCAATCAAGAAAATGTCGGGCGCAGGCTTTCCTTGTTTCACTTCTGGATCGGAGGAGCCCATGACTTTGTGATGGAACAACGAGAAGAGTTCTTGATGATGTTTTGTCTTTACTGCGACGGAATCTTCGCCAGAACTGAAATTTAATGAGagaaaatcgtaaaaagtattaaaaaaattattttttaaaattaattttttaaattaaatttttttaaattaattaattaaaaataaaaaataaattatttgattttaatttcgaagaaaatattaaaaaaaaattaaaaaattttttttacagaaaaaaaaatttttacggaaaataaatttaaaaaacaaaaattaattttcttaattaattttttaaattaaaaaaaaatttaattaattttattacgaattaatttttaattaatttaacggaaaataaatttaaaaaacaaatattatttttttaaattaaaaaaaaaaaatttaattaattttttaaattaaaaaattttttaattaattaatttgaagaaaaattaaaaattttaaaaattaattaattaaaaattaaataaattaattaattaatttaaaaaaataaattatattaaaataatttttaattaattaattttaaaaattaattgaaaaaatgatcatcttataaaaaattgaagaacgaagcagatttttttttcttgttaaaaatttaaaaaatttttttttctcaaatctgataataaaaataatttttaatccgattttaagaaaaactcgtaataaaaatgataaaaatcgaataattATTACCTTGTAGCCAATGCAATAGGTACATCATTATCATGCAAATGTCGAATCAACCGTTCagctcctgaaaaaaaaataaaaaaaaaattaatttaaattgctcACATGACTTCTGAagacattaattaaataattaagagaaataataattatgggAAAAAGCTCAGACGTGTGTTTTTTGACGCGCGAACCGTTaattactcgaaaaaaaaataaaaaaaaatatttacaagacgaaaaatcaaaagaaaaaatgaacgaaatgACGACTGAAGCACACAATCTACCTCGCAATATGTCGCAACCGCCTAAGCGTTGCAACGAAAGCTTGTGATATTCTTTAAGAAATTCATCGGTTGTGCACGGAAGCTGGCAATCTTCGACAGTTATCGCGCACGATTTTCGTTCTGTTGTTCCCAGGACTTTTAAGCGTGTTTCAATGGGAAAAGGCTTGTTAAACTTTTTACAAATGTCCGTAAATACACTCTGATAAACTTTCTCCGtgtctaaaaatcaaaaagaaaaaacaaaaaattaataaaattcttgcaCTTTTTCAATTACCTGGCATCAATTGGGCATTTTGCATGAGAATCTCAATTTGTTCTTGTTGCCGATGCATGTACTCTTCCCACGTCAGGGGAATGTCGTAAATTTCGACGATGCGTTTCGACACTTCTTCGCGCTGTAACCCCATGAGCGTTTGTTTCACGTCCCACGTGTACGTCCGTTTGACGCCCGTCTCGTCGAGAATGTTTTGCGTCGCTTTGGAGTACAACGTTTCCGTGTCTATGCGATTCGGAGAGCAAATTTATCAACTTTAATCAAGCAATCAAGTGCTCCGCGTGACTTCGCATGAGGCActtgacaaaatttcatcGCAGAATCGCTTTTATCGTCGCTGCAATCAATCAATCACTTTACTATCCTTCGATTTTCTCGACGGTTTATTAACTAATTGGTCATAAATTGATCATCCTCGCCTCAAAAAGCGATAATTGAAGACCATAAGTCgagttttcatataaaaaagctACAAGTGTAGATAAATGTGTCAGATATGAACGACATTTGCACACGTTCAACACGTGAAAGTCTGTTCGAATGGAGGAACAGATGGTGCAATGCAGTGACaaagagtttatttttatccttCATGGTAGCGACGAATGACTTCCATCGTTACTCAGAACAATGATTCAAaggttttgacttttttttcaaggatagtttttgtttttttgaaaaatacccGGCGTAAAcattttgtttattgtttttcatagaaaaattatttagtgacgattttcattaag
The sequence above is drawn from the Culicoides brevitarsis isolate CSIRO-B50_1 chromosome 1, AGI_CSIRO_Cbre_v1, whole genome shotgun sequence genome and encodes:
- the LOC134827417 gene encoding probable pseudouridine-5'-phosphatase encodes the protein MFSIIGKMAKLRPVKACIFDMDGLILDTETLYSKATQNILDETGVKRTYTWDVKQTLMGLQREEVSKRIVEIYDIPLTWEEYMHRQQEQIEILMQNAQLMPGAERLIRHLHDNDVPIALATSSGEDSVAVKTKHHQELFSLFHHKVMGSSDPEVKQGKPAPDIFLIAAQRFKEQVNPEECLVFEDAPNGVTAAVSAGMQCVMVPDEQISKDLCKHATVVLKSLEDFKPEDFGLPPFKS
- the LOC134827418 gene encoding NADH dehydrogenase [ubiquinone] 1 alpha subcomplex subunit 2 — translated: MRLSMSLFTKFGSNLKEMRIIVCQTGKESAGVREFINKHFVQIKQANPSVPILIRECEGAQPRLYARYGFGKEKSVSLTNATADDVLKHVTGHGTANF